From Calothrix sp. PCC 6303, a single genomic window includes:
- a CDS encoding ATP-binding protein has protein sequence MSDSDYQIKQLRSTLSKMEIALSTVEECIVWTDRQGRIKWCNAALERFFDKTRLLLLGNSLVDKLPLLIDGKLLSANLHPVTIALETRKSGKECYEFEKSKQFIILEIAWSFVEITSDLTETDDSASSVLVLRDVTQQREAKRRLEEVNKGLEQQVAKRTQELSEANTKLQMEAEQLQKLLTELQQTQAQLIHTEKMSSLGQLVAGIAHEINNPVNFISGNLAYLQEYICDLLNFVKLYQKYYPNPVLEIEKVANKIDIEFLQTDFPKILRSMEMGTERITQIVLSLRNFSRMDEAEIKAVDIHEGIDSTLLILQHRLKLTAESSEIKVIRDYNQLPLVECYTGQLNQVFMNILANAIDAIEELNAKWTYQEIKNHSSQITIRTSVVDSQWVEVVIADNGTGIPEAIQQHIFNPFFTTKPVGKGTGMGMAISYKIITKNHGGKLTCFSVPGKGTQFTIQIPTKIIREDDNP, from the coding sequence ATGTCTGATTCAGATTACCAAATAAAACAACTTAGATCAACTCTCAGTAAAATGGAAATTGCCCTGAGTACAGTTGAGGAATGTATTGTTTGGACAGATCGTCAGGGTAGAATCAAGTGGTGTAATGCTGCTCTCGAACGTTTTTTCGATAAGACTCGTTTGTTACTTCTTGGAAATTCGTTAGTAGATAAACTACCTTTATTAATTGATGGAAAATTGCTCTCTGCCAACCTTCATCCTGTTACGATTGCTCTAGAGACAAGAAAAAGTGGTAAAGAATGTTATGAATTTGAGAAGTCCAAGCAATTTATAATTCTGGAAATTGCTTGGTCGTTTGTAGAAATTACAAGTGATTTGACAGAAACAGATGATTCTGCAAGTTCAGTTTTAGTGCTACGAGATGTGACTCAACAAAGGGAAGCAAAGCGCAGACTAGAAGAAGTCAACAAAGGTTTGGAACAACAAGTAGCTAAACGCACTCAAGAGTTGAGTGAAGCTAATACCAAATTGCAAATGGAAGCTGAACAACTACAAAAGTTACTGACTGAGTTACAACAGACCCAAGCTCAACTAATTCACACAGAAAAAATGTCTAGTCTAGGGCAATTAGTTGCAGGAATCGCACATGAAATTAATAACCCAGTCAACTTTATTTCTGGTAATCTTGCTTATTTGCAAGAGTACATATGTGACCTACTAAATTTTGTCAAATTGTATCAAAAATATTACCCTAACCCAGTATTAGAAATTGAAAAAGTAGCTAACAAGATAGACATTGAGTTTTTGCAAACAGATTTTCCCAAAATCCTAAGATCGATGGAAATGGGTACAGAGCGAATTACTCAGATTGTTTTATCACTCCGTAATTTTTCGCGGATGGATGAAGCTGAAATCAAAGCAGTTGATATCCATGAAGGTATTGATAGTACTCTACTGATTTTGCAACATCGACTGAAATTGACAGCAGAGTCTTCAGAGATAAAAGTCATTCGAGACTATAATCAGTTACCACTAGTAGAATGCTACACTGGGCAACTTAACCAAGTATTCATGAATATTCTTGCAAACGCGATCGACGCGATTGAAGAGTTAAACGCTAAATGGACGTATCAGGAAATTAAAAATCACTCTAGTCAGATCACAATTCGCACATCTGTTGTTGATTCACAATGGGTTGAAGTCGTGATTGCAGACAATGGAACTGGAATTCCAGAAGCAATTCAACAACACATTTTTAATCCATTCTTCACAACGAAACCTGTCGGTAAGGGAACAGGAATGGGAATGGCTATCAGTTACAAAATTATCACCAAAAATCATGGAGGTAAGCTAACATGTTTTTCAGTACCAGGAAAGGGTACGCAATTTACAATTCAAATTCCGACTAAAATAATACGCGAAGATGATAACCCTTGA
- a CDS encoding phycobilisome linker polypeptide — MRMFKITACVPSQTRIRTQRELQNTFFTKLVAYDNWFKEQQRIQKMGGRIVKVELATGKQGANTGLL, encoded by the coding sequence ATGCGGATGTTTAAGATTACGGCTTGCGTACCCAGCCAAACCAGAATTCGTACCCAACGCGAACTACAAAATACTTTCTTTACCAAATTAGTTGCGTATGACAACTGGTTTAAAGAACAGCAACGGATTCAAAAAATGGGTGGAAGAATCGTTAAAGTTGAACTTGCCACAGGTAAACAGGGTGCAAACACCGGACTTCTGTAA
- the apcB gene encoding allophycocyanin subunit beta, whose product MQDAITAVINSSDVQGKYLDNSALEKLKGYFATGELRVRAATTISANAAAIVKEAVAKSLLYSDITRPGGNMYTTRRYAACIRDLDYYLRYATYAMLAGDPSILDERVLNGLKETYNSLGVPVGATVQAIQATKEVTASLVGPDAGKEMGVYFDYISSGLS is encoded by the coding sequence ATGCAAGACGCAATTACTGCCGTCATTAACTCTTCAGACGTTCAAGGTAAATACCTTGATAACAGCGCATTAGAAAAACTCAAAGGCTACTTTGCAACTGGTGAATTGCGCGTTCGTGCAGCTACCACCATCAGCGCTAACGCAGCAGCTATCGTTAAAGAAGCTGTAGCTAAGTCCTTGTTGTACTCTGATATCACCCGTCCCGGTGGTAACATGTACACAACACGTCGTTATGCAGCTTGCATCCGCGACTTAGACTACTACCTTCGTTATGCTACCTATGCAATGCTAGCTGGCGATCCATCCATCTTGGATGAGCGCGTTCTTAACGGTTTGAAAGAAACCTACAACTCCTTAGGTGTACCCGTTGGTGCTACCGTTCAAGCTATCCAAGCTACCAAAGAAGTAACTGCTAGCTTAGTTGGTCCTGACGCTGGTAAAGAAATGGGCGTATACTTTGACTACATCAGCTCTGGCTTAAGCTAA
- the apcA gene encoding allophycocyanin subunit alpha, whose amino-acid sequence MSIVTKSIVNADAEARYLSPGELDRIKSFATSGEKRLRIAQILTENRERIVKQAGDQLFQKRPDVVSPGGNAYGQEMTATCLRDMDYYLRLITYGIVSGDVTPIEEIGIVGVREMYRSLGTPIDAVASGVAAMKSIASGLVSGDDASEASAYFDYVIGAMS is encoded by the coding sequence ATGAGTATCGTCACGAAGTCCATCGTGAATGCAGATGCAGAAGCGCGCTACCTAAGCCCTGGTGAATTAGACAGAATCAAGAGCTTTGCCACCAGCGGTGAAAAGCGTCTACGTATCGCTCAAATATTGACCGAAAACCGCGAGCGCATTGTTAAGCAAGCTGGCGACCAACTATTCCAAAAACGCCCCGATGTAGTTTCTCCTGGTGGAAACGCATACGGTCAAGAAATGACCGCAACCTGCCTACGGGACATGGATTACTACCTTCGTCTAATCACCTACGGAATCGTCTCTGGTGATGTTACCCCCATCGAAGAAATTGGTATTGTTGGTGTACGTGAAATGTACAGATCTTTGGGAACCCCCATTGATGCAGTTGCAAGCGGCGTTGCAGCCATGAAGAGCATTGCTTCTGGTTTAGTGTCAGGAGATGACGCATCTGAAGCAAGTGCTTACTTCGATTACGTAATCGGTGCTATGTCATAG
- a CDS encoding phycobilisome rod-core linker polypeptide, which produces MSVKASGGSSVARPQLYQTVAVSTISQAEQQDRFLAIGELKDLAGYFASGAKRLEIAQTLTDNAEIIVSRAANRIFVGGSPMAFLEKPQAEPAMVMQTVQTTEVADIRRNMELGTVTYVETRGGFLENLRSIFNSTPSGPTPAGFRPINIARYGPSNMAKSLRDMSWFLRYATYAIVAGDPNILVVNTRGLREIIENACSTEATIVALQEIKAASLSYFRQNAEATEIVTQYMDVLITEFKAPTPSTKVRQRPSIDQQGLQLPQIYFNASERRPKYAMKPGLSAVEKNDVIKAAYRQIFERDITRAYGLSSSYLESQVKNGDISMKEFVRRLGKSPLYRKNFFDPYINSRALELAFRHILGRGPSSREEVQKYFSIVSSKGLSGLIDALVDSQEYSDYFGEETVPYIRGLGQEAQECRNWGPQQDLFNYSAPFRKVPQFITTFAAYNQPLPDQHVYGSGNDPLEIQFGAIFPKETRNPSSRPAFFGKDTKRLLINQGPGINNQNSNPAARGVAPGTLGPKVFKLDQLPGTRGKKSKAGTSVKYSESSTQTLIKVAYLQVFGRELYDGQRLKVAEIKLENGDISVKEFIRTLAKSEVFRKMYWTSLYVMKSVEYIHRRLLGRPTYGRQETNKYFDICAKKGFYALVDAILDTEEYAQAFGEDTVPHERYLTAAGQSARNLRVGSIREDITPSIAKDEVPLFVQLGAPAEMRSEPDIRFRNSQGVSKQREQTKVFKLTANIQDKVAIQTAISAAYRQIFERDIAPYVASSREFKVLESRLGNGEINMKEFIEGIGCSSLYLKEFYTPYPNTKVIELGTKHFLGRAPQDQAEIRKYNLILATQGIKAFINSMLDTVEYQQLFGEDTVPYRRFPTLPAANFPNTERLYNQLTKQNSDVVVPSFDTIKPKMDMSTMPLTGKAIADNAASARKAELAYSGLGRTITPANEVSTVRRQNVRIYRFNTGCSAGEVETIANAIYSQVLDIRNGEIPASFRNQELETKLASGEISVREFVRTLASSPTYSQRFCTPYPQTKVIEFLCRHLLGRTPATQAEINEYKQLLDNAGLASVVNAIAFSQEYTQFFGENVVPYQRIPSLPAGNYLGSVKAD; this is translated from the coding sequence ATGAGTGTTAAGGCGAGTGGTGGAAGCTCGGTTGCGCGCCCGCAACTATATCAGACTGTAGCAGTATCGACAATTTCTCAAGCAGAGCAACAAGATCGATTCTTGGCTATCGGTGAATTAAAGGATTTGGCAGGTTATTTTGCTTCAGGTGCAAAGCGCTTGGAAATTGCCCAAACCCTGACCGATAATGCAGAAATTATCGTTTCGCGTGCCGCTAACAGAATCTTTGTTGGTGGTTCTCCGATGGCATTTTTAGAAAAGCCCCAAGCAGAACCAGCAATGGTAATGCAAACAGTGCAAACGACTGAAGTGGCAGACATCCGTCGGAATATGGAACTAGGAACCGTCACCTATGTGGAAACAAGGGGTGGTTTCTTAGAAAACCTACGTTCTATTTTTAATTCGACTCCCAGCGGTCCGACACCTGCGGGTTTCCGACCAATCAACATTGCTCGATATGGTCCTAGCAACATGGCGAAAAGCCTGCGGGACATGTCGTGGTTCTTGCGTTACGCCACCTATGCAATTGTTGCTGGAGATCCCAATATTCTCGTGGTTAACACCAGGGGTTTGCGGGAAATCATCGAAAATGCCTGTTCAACTGAAGCCACAATAGTGGCATTGCAGGAAATCAAGGCTGCATCGCTATCATATTTCCGTCAAAACGCAGAAGCGACCGAAATTGTGACGCAGTACATGGATGTTTTGATCACTGAATTCAAAGCACCCACCCCATCGACCAAAGTACGTCAACGTCCTAGCATTGACCAACAAGGTTTACAATTGCCTCAAATCTACTTCAATGCTTCGGAACGTCGTCCGAAATATGCGATGAAGCCAGGTCTGTCAGCAGTTGAAAAAAACGATGTCATCAAAGCAGCTTATCGACAAATTTTTGAGCGTGACATTACCCGTGCCTACGGTCTTTCATCATCATATTTAGAATCGCAAGTTAAAAACGGCGACATCTCTATGAAAGAGTTTGTCCGTCGCTTGGGTAAATCTCCGCTATATCGCAAAAACTTTTTTGACCCTTATATCAATAGCCGTGCCTTAGAATTGGCATTCCGCCACATTTTAGGTCGTGGTCCTTCCTCCCGTGAAGAAGTCCAAAAATACTTCTCGATTGTTTCCAGCAAAGGTTTATCTGGATTAATCGATGCTTTGGTAGATTCGCAGGAGTATTCCGATTACTTCGGTGAAGAAACAGTACCTTACATTCGTGGTTTAGGACAAGAAGCCCAAGAATGTCGGAACTGGGGACCTCAACAAGATCTGTTTAATTACAGCGCACCTTTTAGAAAAGTTCCTCAATTCATTACCACCTTTGCAGCTTACAACCAGCCATTACCAGACCAACATGTGTATGGTTCTGGGAATGACCCCTTGGAAATTCAATTCGGGGCGATTTTCCCGAAAGAAACCCGCAACCCCAGCAGCAGACCTGCATTTTTTGGTAAAGATACTAAGCGTTTGCTGATCAACCAAGGTCCAGGAATTAATAACCAAAATAGTAATCCTGCTGCCCGTGGTGTTGCCCCAGGAACTCTGGGTCCCAAGGTGTTTAAACTCGACCAATTACCAGGAACTCGTGGTAAGAAGTCGAAAGCTGGTACCAGTGTTAAATACTCGGAAAGCTCAACCCAAACCTTGATTAAGGTTGCTTACCTGCAAGTTTTTGGACGGGAACTATACGATGGTCAACGTCTGAAAGTTGCCGAAATCAAGCTGGAAAATGGCGACATCTCTGTGAAGGAGTTTATTCGGACTTTGGCGAAGTCGGAAGTCTTCCGCAAGATGTACTGGACTAGCTTGTATGTGATGAAGTCAGTTGAGTACATTCACCGTCGTTTGTTGGGTCGTCCTACCTATGGTCGTCAAGAAACCAACAAATACTTTGATATTTGTGCCAAAAAGGGCTTCTATGCTTTAGTTGATGCAATTCTCGATACTGAAGAATATGCTCAAGCATTTGGTGAAGATACCGTTCCTCACGAACGCTATCTAACTGCTGCTGGACAATCAGCACGGAATCTCCGAGTTGGTAGCATCCGTGAAGATATCACACCCAGTATTGCTAAGGATGAAGTCCCACTATTTGTTCAGTTGGGTGCACCCGCTGAGATGCGAAGCGAACCAGATATCCGTTTCCGCAACAGCCAAGGTGTATCGAAGCAACGGGAACAAACCAAGGTCTTCAAACTCACGGCAAATATTCAAGATAAGGTAGCAATTCAAACAGCTATTAGTGCAGCTTATCGCCAAATATTCGAGCGTGATATTGCCCCCTATGTAGCTTCATCCCGTGAATTCAAGGTGTTGGAGAGCCGTTTAGGTAACGGTGAAATCAACATGAAGGAATTCATTGAAGGCATAGGTTGTTCTAGTTTATACCTGAAGGAATTCTACACTCCTTACCCCAATACCAAGGTAATTGAGTTGGGAACCAAGCACTTCTTGGGACGCGCACCCCAGGATCAGGCAGAAATTCGCAAATACAACTTAATTTTGGCAACTCAAGGTATCAAGGCATTTATTAACTCCATGTTAGATACCGTTGAGTACCAACAGCTATTTGGAGAAGATACTGTTCCTTACCGTCGCTTCCCCACATTGCCAGCAGCGAACTTCCCCAATACCGAAAGGCTTTACAACCAGCTGACAAAGCAAAACAGCGATGTGGTTGTGCCTAGCTTTGACACAATTAAGCCGAAGATGGATATGTCCACCATGCCTTTGACTGGAAAAGCGATCGCTGATAACGCAGCATCCGCTCGGAAAGCCGAATTAGCTTACAGTGGCTTAGGTCGGACAATTACCCCAGCTAACGAGGTATCTACAGTTCGTCGTCAAAATGTGCGGATTTATCGGTTTAACACTGGATGTAGCGCGGGTGAAGTGGAAACCATCGCTAATGCAATTTACAGCCAAGTGTTGGATATTCGCAACGGTGAAATTCCCGCAAGCTTCCGCAATCAGGAATTAGAAACCAAGTTGGCAAGTGGAGAAATCTCAGTTCGGGAATTTGTTCGCACTTTAGCAAGTTCTCCAACCTATAGCCAACGCTTCTGTACACCCTATCCACAGACCAAGGTTATAGAATTCCTCTGTCGTCACTTGTTGGGACGTACACCCGCAACCCAAGCCGAAATCAACGAGTATAAACAACTCTTAGATAACGCTGGCTTGGCTTCTGTTGTGAATGCGATCGCATTCAGCCAAGAATACACCCAATTCTTCGGCGAAAATGTCGTACCCTACCAACGCATCCCATCACTGCCAGCCGGAAACTACCTCGGTAGTGTCAAAGCTGACTAG